A genomic segment from Leptospira perdikensis encodes:
- a CDS encoding multicopper oxidase domain-containing protein: MDRKSFLTTLGFGITGFVGSLFGSIKFNSRNSEEFCGPSDPSVTANFGVVTTPTVSDNYQNSIGAGGSLRGINTYGSMAHPPFFIKEEYTERFYYPPNYKNTNSKVKDFNLNLFPLSMNIAHNVNYPAWTFDGLVPGPVLRANLGDTLRIHVKNSSPDPHSLHFHGTHDPLEDGWEPIPAFGERTYQIEAGPIGLHPYHCHVPPLMVHTAKGLYGALLVDPPIKRKPAHEFVLTFSGWDTKGKGKNDYYTWNGIAGIYDRYPMKVPVGERVRFYIQNMMEREPIITFHLHAQTFDIIRNLGSVIPDGHSDVVSIGQTERVVIEFVLKKKGRYMFHPHQTHMAENGGMGWIVAV, translated from the coding sequence ATGGATCGGAAGAGTTTTTTAACAACGCTGGGATTCGGGATTACAGGATTTGTTGGATCATTATTTGGTTCCATCAAATTCAATTCAAGAAACTCTGAGGAATTTTGTGGACCTTCTGATCCTTCGGTAACAGCTAACTTTGGAGTGGTGACCACTCCCACAGTTAGCGATAACTATCAAAATTCAATTGGAGCCGGTGGGAGTTTACGTGGTATTAATACTTATGGAAGTATGGCCCACCCACCTTTTTTTATCAAAGAGGAGTATACTGAAAGGTTTTACTACCCACCTAACTATAAAAATACGAACTCGAAGGTGAAAGACTTTAATTTAAATCTATTTCCTTTGAGTATGAATATTGCTCATAATGTAAACTATCCTGCATGGACATTCGATGGATTGGTTCCGGGGCCTGTACTTCGAGCCAACTTAGGAGACACTCTCCGAATTCATGTTAAAAATTCGAGTCCCGATCCTCATTCTTTACACTTTCATGGAACTCATGATCCGTTAGAAGATGGATGGGAACCAATCCCTGCATTTGGTGAAAGGACTTATCAAATTGAAGCAGGTCCCATTGGCCTTCATCCTTATCATTGCCATGTCCCACCATTGATGGTTCATACCGCCAAAGGTTTGTATGGTGCATTGCTTGTTGACCCACCTATCAAACGAAAACCGGCGCATGAATTTGTTCTTACATTTTCTGGATGGGATACAAAAGGTAAGGGTAAAAACGATTATTATACTTGGAATGGTATTGCCGGAATTTATGATCGTTATCCCATGAAAGTTCCTGTCGGGGAAAGGGTGCGTTTCTACATTCAAAACATGATGGAGCGAGAACCTATCATTACCTTCCATTTACATGCTCAGACTTTTGATATCATTCGAAATTTAGGAAGTGTCATTCCGGATGGACATTCAGATGTTGTGAGTATTGGACAAACAGAGCGAGTTGTCATTGAATTCGTTTTGAAAAAAAAGGGTCGGTATATGTTCCATCCTCACCAAACACATATGGCTGAAAACGGAGGTATGGGTTGGATCGTAGCCGTATAA
- a CDS encoding MotA/TolQ/ExbB proton channel family protein has product MQEYVEIGEELIFIAMGIASVIALAVFAERLIYYKKSLGKKNEDYLTEVRTSLQEEPEIHWKTDAGEESIYTRFVQFALKQLKLGRKGLDESLDGQILSEKLELEKRLPILNTLGNNAPFIGLLGTVLGVIKAFYGLGTLGSSGAEVVMRSISTALLATAAGLAVAIPVVMANNYFSRKSKVILQNMEILKKELLSYQMNKTKV; this is encoded by the coding sequence ATGCAAGAGTATGTAGAAATAGGTGAAGAATTAATCTTTATTGCAATGGGAATTGCAAGTGTAATTGCATTAGCAGTATTTGCTGAAAGATTAATTTATTATAAAAAATCGTTAGGTAAAAAAAACGAAGACTACCTAACTGAAGTTAGAACATCACTACAAGAAGAACCAGAAATTCACTGGAAAACTGACGCCGGCGAAGAATCCATTTATACCAGATTCGTTCAATTTGCTCTCAAACAATTAAAATTAGGACGAAAGGGACTTGATGAAAGTTTAGATGGCCAAATTCTATCCGAAAAATTGGAGTTGGAAAAACGTTTACCAATCCTAAACACCTTGGGTAATAACGCTCCGTTCATCGGACTCTTAGGAACCGTTCTAGGTGTTATCAAAGCTTTTTATGGTTTGGGAACCTTAGGAAGTTCTGGTGCAGAAGTGGTTATGCGTTCCATCTCTACGGCTCTACTTGCAACGGCAGCTGGTCTTGCAGTCGCAATTCCTGTGGTAATGGCAAACAATTATTTTTCTAGAAAGTCCAAGGTGATTTTACAGAATATGGAAATTCTGAAAAAAGAACTACTCTCTTATCAAATGAATAAGACAAAGGTATAA
- a CDS encoding SpoIIE family protein phosphatase, with amino-acid sequence MRFLSFIFPFLLTIVFSLSSEPLKVSSKNLTTMSGDWTFTSQGETKPIQVGKGLSLQGLNPPIHGSYKTSFYYEPNHKPLGIYLDRIQEVDKLFVNGVLLGETGTVSEDGSYFPNWYYKRLYFIPSSVLKENEINHLELEIHFRNKTFQGGLFRKIPVMGNYDLLQEFIINEDGRDFCFIMLFFGIGAYQIFSIILKRQAKANFYLLLSTLIFVLWRLPLLNISYTYTNFSFLFWLKVFFTAQALLPVSIFLFSYSLFQTKFHLKERLLVFFLLLLAFAQTWNIDIPTRILLLRIWEFSLLLVVFFIVRGVIRAAKEKKAEAYFLTVGFICICVGATIDIMIDVTSGKNIYLTQYGFLILMILSGVAISYRHAKNEKELSVLTKDLEIRVHERTVELREKNEDLEQDLFFASQLQSYLLPKEHPNTTGLRIHTTYLPMKQVGGDLYDWVELDDHRLLLLIADVAGHGVPAAFVSSMVKVQFRESTKNIHSPKVVLEHMNQALTSLVSRYFITACCALIDTNERTIIFSTAGHPNPLIYNRIQGKFEFMNVKGPIIGWKESFTYSEWIHKMEAGDRYFFFTDGVTEARAENKLFGESKILDLLERGKDKDIKSLSREIIVQISKFSEEELKDDVTFFFIDVT; translated from the coding sequence ATGAGATTTCTCTCATTTATTTTCCCCTTTTTACTTACTATAGTATTTTCGCTTTCCTCGGAACCACTAAAAGTAAGTTCCAAAAACCTGACAACCATGTCTGGTGACTGGACATTTACGTCCCAAGGCGAAACAAAACCCATCCAAGTTGGGAAAGGTCTTTCACTCCAAGGGCTGAACCCACCAATTCATGGCAGTTACAAAACAAGTTTTTATTACGAACCAAATCACAAACCACTAGGTATTTACTTAGACCGAATTCAAGAAGTCGATAAACTGTTTGTCAACGGTGTTTTACTCGGAGAAACCGGCACTGTCTCCGAGGATGGATCATATTTTCCTAACTGGTATTACAAACGATTGTATTTTATTCCCAGCTCCGTACTCAAAGAAAATGAGATAAACCATCTAGAATTAGAGATCCATTTTCGGAACAAAACCTTCCAAGGGGGATTATTTCGAAAAATTCCTGTTATGGGAAACTATGATCTTTTACAAGAATTCATCATCAATGAAGATGGACGCGATTTTTGTTTCATCATGTTGTTCTTTGGAATTGGTGCTTATCAAATTTTTTCGATCATTCTAAAAAGACAGGCAAAAGCAAATTTTTACCTTTTACTATCTACATTGATCTTTGTTTTGTGGAGATTACCTTTATTAAACATAAGTTATACTTATACCAACTTTTCATTTCTATTTTGGTTAAAAGTTTTTTTCACAGCGCAAGCCCTACTTCCAGTTTCCATTTTTTTGTTCAGTTATTCCTTATTCCAAACAAAATTCCATTTAAAAGAACGATTGTTGGTATTTTTCCTACTCCTATTGGCCTTTGCACAAACTTGGAACATCGATATACCAACCAGGATATTACTTTTAAGAATTTGGGAGTTTTCATTATTACTCGTAGTGTTTTTTATTGTTCGCGGAGTGATCCGAGCCGCAAAAGAAAAAAAGGCAGAAGCATACTTTTTAACAGTAGGTTTTATTTGTATCTGTGTCGGTGCAACAATCGATATCATGATCGATGTTACCTCTGGGAAAAATATATATTTAACTCAGTATGGATTTTTAATTTTAATGATCCTCTCCGGAGTTGCCATCTCGTATCGTCATGCAAAAAATGAAAAAGAACTTTCTGTACTAACCAAAGATTTAGAAATTCGTGTTCACGAAAGAACAGTTGAACTTAGAGAAAAAAATGAAGATCTAGAACAAGATTTATTTTTCGCCTCTCAACTCCAAAGTTATCTTCTACCCAAAGAACACCCAAATACAACAGGACTTCGAATCCACACAACTTATCTACCGATGAAACAAGTGGGTGGGGATTTATATGACTGGGTAGAATTGGACGATCATCGCCTGCTATTGTTAATTGCAGATGTTGCCGGTCACGGTGTTCCAGCTGCCTTTGTATCTTCGATGGTAAAAGTACAATTTAGAGAATCCACAAAAAATATCCACTCACCAAAAGTTGTATTGGAACATATGAACCAGGCTCTTACCTCACTTGTAAGTCGTTATTTTATCACTGCCTGTTGTGCACTTATTGATACAAATGAAAGAACAATCATCTTCTCAACTGCTGGCCACCCAAACCCACTGATTTACAATCGAATCCAAGGCAAATTTGAATTTATGAATGTAAAAGGTCCCATCATAGGTTGGAAAGAATCCTTCACTTATAGTGAATGGATCCACAAAATGGAAGCCGGTGATCGATATTTCTTTTTCACTGACGGTGTTACCGAAGCTCGTGCAGAAAATAAATTATTTGGTGAAAGCAAAATACTTGATCTACTGGAAAGAGGGAAAGACAAGGATATAAAATCGTTGTCTCGGGAAATTATTGTTCAAATTTCAAAATTTTCGGAAGAAGAACTAAAAGACGATGTCACTTTTTTCTTTATTGATGTAACATAA
- a CDS encoding sensor histidine kinase, with product MKDLGSRFLEKPTLSICLLFLIFSVSITSYIYSITKPTDNSLAEYYLAENTEYFVGDIPADDNGNIDFQKMHKVYWESISGWIDDTELQRITDSEFIWLRSKALPNHKTKEDVFFLIEHGGLNIEIFNEYGDSVFKYGNFLDQERLPNIFQSKFDWVKIPDDDSNYYYLRLYHKKGILFVITIVENLVGKQTALYREIALKNLTTIFFHSFFLMIGIICALVFFIEHKKQYNILLDFAAFSLCFGLLGLTSNVLIRYLFTNSETLFILTTVSANFVFIPMLSGVRRLFGSGSYKVLDILIYIDVIICSATTILVFSLPFVDTAHSLLISSRSFFILFNLLNILGPIYITFEAWKKGNPEAFGHFIGFSVTLLLVIIEIFLAIKSNDNSTNKVVLWGVLFGVISQGFALERTIFANRQKAQVYKEDLLKAEKSLKESQLKTLQTKMSPHYLFNSLNTIHALHKIKPELIGDAILSLANNYRFISDRTDRDWIPFEEEWNFLEDYLHLQKLRFYDTIQIDFKKSGDFSSVVLPPLLLQPIIENSFKHGFRGSAEEQFQLFIHAKIVRDSVFSFVVYDNGIGIPEELLTDKTKLLERSLGNIKERLKNLYSEFSFEVTRNYPEGARTEIEIILTSRVPQVL from the coding sequence ATGAAAGATCTAGGGAGCAGATTTTTAGAAAAACCAACTCTATCCATCTGTCTCCTTTTTCTTATTTTCTCAGTTTCTATTACATCATACATCTACTCCATCACTAAACCAACGGATAACTCTCTAGCTGAATATTACCTAGCCGAAAACACAGAATACTTTGTTGGTGACATCCCTGCAGATGATAATGGTAACATTGATTTTCAAAAAATGCATAAAGTGTATTGGGAATCCATTTCCGGTTGGATTGACGATACAGAACTCCAACGAATCACCGATTCGGAATTTATTTGGTTACGTTCCAAGGCGTTACCAAATCACAAAACCAAAGAAGATGTTTTTTTTCTAATCGAACATGGTGGCTTAAATATAGAAATATTTAATGAATATGGAGATTCCGTTTTCAAATATGGAAATTTTTTAGATCAAGAAAGGTTACCCAATATTTTCCAGTCAAAATTTGATTGGGTTAAAATCCCCGATGATGATTCAAATTATTATTACTTAAGATTGTATCACAAAAAAGGAATCCTCTTTGTGATTACCATCGTGGAAAATTTAGTTGGGAAACAAACCGCACTGTATCGAGAAATTGCGTTAAAAAACCTAACGACAATTTTTTTCCATTCATTCTTCTTGATGATTGGTATCATCTGTGCCTTGGTTTTTTTTATTGAACATAAAAAACAATACAACATTCTCCTTGATTTTGCAGCTTTTTCACTATGTTTCGGTTTACTTGGCCTCACATCTAACGTACTCATTCGATATCTATTTACAAACTCAGAAACATTATTCATTCTCACTACCGTTTCAGCAAATTTTGTTTTTATTCCTATGTTATCTGGTGTGCGACGCCTTTTTGGAAGTGGAAGTTACAAAGTTTTAGATATATTAATTTATATAGATGTTATCATTTGTTCTGCTACGACTATTCTCGTTTTTTCACTTCCGTTCGTCGACACAGCTCATTCATTATTAATTAGTAGCAGAAGTTTTTTCATCTTATTTAATCTTTTAAACATTCTAGGACCAATTTACATTACCTTTGAAGCCTGGAAAAAAGGGAATCCTGAAGCCTTTGGTCATTTCATTGGATTTAGCGTTACACTCCTCCTTGTCATCATAGAAATTTTTCTGGCAATCAAATCGAATGATAACTCTACAAACAAAGTAGTTCTTTGGGGTGTTCTTTTTGGTGTTATCTCTCAAGGATTTGCATTAGAACGTACAATCTTTGCTAACAGACAAAAAGCACAAGTGTACAAAGAAGATTTGTTAAAAGCGGAAAAATCACTCAAAGAAAGCCAACTCAAAACTTTACAAACAAAGATGAGTCCACATTATTTATTTAATTCTTTAAATACCATTCATGCACTTCACAAAATTAAACCCGAGTTAATTGGAGATGCGATTTTAAGCCTTGCGAATAACTATAGATTCATTTCAGATAGAACGGATAGAGATTGGATTCCTTTTGAAGAAGAATGGAATTTTTTAGAAGACTATCTACATTTACAAAAACTAAGATTTTACGATACCATCCAAATTGATTTTAAAAAATCCGGTGACTTTTCTTCTGTAGTGTTACCACCACTGTTACTCCAACCCATCATCGAAAATTCTTTTAAACATGGGTTTCGCGGATCGGCAGAAGAACAGTTTCAATTGTTTATTCATGCAAAAATAGTTCGTGATTCTGTATTTAGTTTCGTTGTCTATGACAACGGTATTGGAATTCCAGAGGAGTTACTTACAGATAAAACAAAACTTTTGGAACGATCTTTGGGAAATATAAAGGAACGTTTGAAAAATCTTTATTCTGAGTTTAGTTTCGAAGTGACCAGAAATTATCCAGAAGGCGCTAGAACAGAAATTGAAATTATACTAACATCTAGAGTTCCGCAAGTTCTCTAA
- a CDS encoding LytR/AlgR family response regulator transcription factor, which yields MDSSTYSVLIIEDEYPARMLMMDYIMNCSELKLAGIAESGDKALTLLQEKKFDLVFMDINLPAVNGMDILRKEHNKSTFFIITTAYSEHAVEAFDLDATDYLLKPFSFERFRKSVDKALRFLQESKQTTVPSQEKKTHLKIQSDSAVFLLPFQDIHFISANNKSCVIHTSQKDYETSKLLKEIEEKLPSAQFIRIHKGFLVNLDYVTSLRYDKGGSYTIQLKNEDETTLPVGRSFAQNLKEALKL from the coding sequence ATGGATTCTTCCACCTATTCAGTATTAATCATTGAAGATGAATATCCTGCTAGAATGCTCATGATGGACTATATCATGAACTGTTCTGAATTAAAACTGGCAGGCATCGCAGAAAGTGGCGACAAAGCCCTAACTCTTCTGCAAGAGAAGAAATTTGATTTAGTTTTTATGGATATCAACCTTCCTGCCGTCAATGGAATGGATATTTTACGAAAGGAACACAATAAATCTACGTTTTTTATCATTACCACTGCCTATAGTGAACATGCCGTAGAAGCCTTTGATTTGGATGCGACTGATTATTTACTCAAACCATTTTCATTTGAACGATTTCGAAAGTCCGTAGACAAAGCCTTACGTTTTTTACAAGAATCAAAACAAACAACAGTACCCTCGCAAGAGAAAAAAACCCATCTCAAAATTCAGTCCGACTCGGCAGTTTTTCTATTACCGTTTCAAGACATTCACTTTATCTCTGCAAATAACAAAAGTTGTGTGATTCACACTTCCCAAAAAGACTACGAAACATCAAAATTACTCAAAGAAATTGAAGAAAAATTACCTTCCGCACAATTCATCCGAATTCACAAAGGATTCCTCGTTAATTTAGATTACGTGACAAGTTTACGTTATGATAAAGGCGGATCCTACACCATCCAACTGAAAAACGAGGACGAAACTACCCTTCCGGTTGGCCGTTCGTTTGCTCAAAATCTAAAAGAAGCACTTAAATTATAA
- a CDS encoding PLDc N-terminal domain-containing protein produces METTFANPGFWTYFIGSYAYYLPFVLTMVWAPLALFGLSKQKGMDTTKQIIWSLVILIVPVLGPAVYLLVADTEYEKKFKQIAVGGGLGVFILVWVLSLISHI; encoded by the coding sequence ATGGAAACAACTTTTGCAAACCCAGGTTTTTGGACATATTTTATCGGATCTTACGCTTATTACCTTCCCTTTGTTTTGACAATGGTTTGGGCCCCTTTAGCACTGTTTGGTCTTTCTAAACAAAAGGGGATGGATACAACAAAACAAATCATTTGGTCACTTGTGATTTTGATAGTTCCAGTTCTTGGGCCTGCTGTATACCTTTTGGTAGCTGATACGGAATACGAAAAAAAATTCAAACAAATCGCAGTTGGTGGTGGTTTGGGAGTATTCATTCTTGTTTGGGTCCTTAGTTTAATTTCTCATATTTAG
- a CDS encoding SCO family protein, translating to MDRSRITLVSILLIFGFFSFCKSKEDTIKEEWKHLSFVQPDGSLLEPKFWSEKKSVLYFGFSHCPDMCPLALTNFGRASLILGEKSNRYRFIFITLDPERDSPATLKNYIDNFPGKNLTALSPNAESLTKLTELFGIVREKVGEGNTYRIDHSNFIYVLDEKLNTLINFPGGVSANILATKLRELAEL from the coding sequence TTGGATCGTAGCCGTATAACTTTAGTAAGTATTCTTCTGATATTTGGTTTTTTTTCTTTTTGTAAATCAAAGGAAGATACAATTAAAGAAGAATGGAAACATTTGTCTTTTGTACAACCAGATGGAAGTTTGTTAGAACCAAAATTTTGGTCTGAAAAAAAATCGGTATTGTATTTTGGATTTTCCCATTGTCCCGATATGTGTCCACTTGCTTTGACAAATTTTGGAAGGGCTTCCTTAATACTCGGTGAAAAATCCAACAGGTATCGGTTTATTTTTATAACACTGGATCCTGAAAGGGATTCTCCTGCAACTTTGAAGAACTATATAGATAACTTTCCTGGAAAAAATTTAACAGCACTTTCTCCCAATGCTGAGTCTTTAACTAAACTCACTGAACTATTTGGAATCGTAAGAGAAAAAGTAGGAGAGGGAAATACTTATAGAATTGATCATTCTAATTTTATTTATGTATTAGATGAAAAATTAAATACTCTCATAAACTTTCCTGGTGGAGTTTCTGCCAATATATTGGCAACGAAACTTAGAGAACTTGCGGAACTCTAG
- a CDS encoding ExbD/TolR family protein — translation MAGASGSQDEEIGSINITPMVDVILVLLVIFMVTANFLKKESLNINLPKVQAADPNVAESVQVAITKTGAILLEGKDTDVSGLVRNLEREAKIRPNMRLTLSADESLPYGKITELMGIIRKAGVTKIALSVKK, via the coding sequence ATGGCTGGAGCATCAGGTTCACAAGACGAAGAAATTGGAAGTATCAATATCACTCCTATGGTGGATGTGATTTTGGTTCTTCTTGTCATCTTTATGGTAACGGCAAACTTTCTAAAAAAAGAAAGTTTAAACATCAATTTACCAAAAGTACAAGCTGCTGATCCGAACGTTGCTGAGTCGGTGCAAGTAGCAATTACCAAAACTGGCGCCATCCTTTTGGAAGGAAAAGATACAGACGTTTCCGGTTTGGTTCGAAATCTCGAAAGGGAAGCAAAAATTAGACCTAACATGCGTTTAACTCTTTCTGCAGATGAAAGCCTCCCTTATGGAAAAATTACGGAGCTGATGGGAATCATCCGAAAAGCGGGTGTTACTAAAATTGCCCTCAGTGTAAAAAAATGA
- a CDS encoding TonB-dependent receptor plug domain-containing protein, translated as MKSAKFKLNNRILLGIFLFCFGSPLLAVSIRAKLINPKKEIAEKNLSVLIFETKKFAQTDAEGNITLDFPAPGDYTLRLLRDSGIQEIKISVGSEDESRTIYTEKKASAPKTGIVVEGEREKTVASRTKVRYEEIKRMPGTFGEALRALETLPGVIPNIGFGGGANGIIVRGANPSANTYLYDDLPILYPFHLDGLTSVIHNDLIKSIDLYSGAYPANFNNATGGVIEIETVDSVQKTKGAFQVSLWNTTAYAATPTSGGKGYLAIAGKLGYLDKTLGATGLLPEGIRLPRYNDSQIKYVHNFTPEHQIAFYNLSAQDNFAIDVPNKPANDPTSSALALLSGAKASFGQSFRTTALRYTWIPGDKFQNRITLINFDPIGEYNVGFGAIQGKQYQRGSYVGVRQDAYWTATKFLKVDFGTEVRKFSFRDYGTEVALRDPTNPAPNPYNSANPDFIGRPLSIQGNTPYYNAYTTLHFKFGNFLFEPGARYDYVQVTGNGALTPRATASYTFPEVGKGMTIYGSGGDVSRFPLTTNFNSETGNPDLRFERARKVSAGIDQKIDQVWQVKVEVFKNQFTDTIIDDPYVSTPVGLNPDKGQWLTQPIVANRPLNYSNRASGWSHGYELLIRKNARPGTRDWFGWISYTWSQSFQNTNLYQVYEGDNSQVGGIERKILAAYFPNSKEQLAPWDRTHVANFIYGWRVSESYQIGGRWSYLTSIPSRPVVGDDGGRFSNPLNGLTFWNPQYSNNPNSSQYGYVKRGTDFHRFDIRFDIFENYSWGYLNWYLEIVNVYMRKNKNGYDYDNSRPFSATNPRENDTFGTLELPGGTVIPFFNVGMEAHF; from the coding sequence ATGAAATCAGCAAAATTCAAATTAAATAATCGTATTTTATTAGGGATTTTTCTCTTTTGTTTTGGATCCCCACTCCTTGCCGTGAGTATCCGTGCCAAACTGATTAATCCCAAAAAGGAAATTGCAGAAAAGAATTTATCTGTATTAATTTTTGAGACGAAAAAATTTGCACAAACTGATGCAGAAGGAAATATCACTCTCGATTTTCCAGCACCTGGTGATTACACCTTACGTTTGTTGCGTGACTCAGGAATCCAAGAAATAAAAATTTCTGTTGGCTCTGAAGATGAATCAAGGACTATCTACACCGAAAAAAAAGCAAGTGCACCAAAAACAGGAATTGTAGTTGAAGGAGAACGTGAAAAAACTGTAGCTTCAAGAACTAAAGTTCGTTACGAAGAAATCAAAAGGATGCCAGGTACTTTTGGTGAGGCTCTCCGCGCTTTGGAAACACTTCCTGGGGTCATTCCTAACATTGGTTTTGGTGGTGGTGCCAATGGTATTATCGTACGTGGTGCTAACCCCAGCGCAAATACCTATCTTTATGATGACCTTCCGATTCTTTATCCATTCCACTTGGATGGATTAACATCTGTCATTCATAATGATTTGATCAAATCAATTGACTTATACTCTGGCGCATATCCTGCTAACTTTAATAATGCGACAGGTGGTGTCATTGAAATCGAAACAGTAGATTCCGTTCAAAAAACAAAAGGTGCTTTTCAAGTTTCCTTATGGAACACAACAGCTTATGCTGCGACACCAACATCCGGCGGGAAGGGATACCTTGCTATTGCAGGGAAACTTGGTTATTTGGATAAAACTTTAGGTGCCACAGGTCTTTTACCAGAAGGGATTAGGCTTCCTCGCTATAATGACTCACAAATTAAGTATGTTCATAACTTTACGCCTGAACACCAAATTGCTTTTTATAACCTATCTGCTCAGGACAACTTTGCTATCGATGTTCCGAACAAACCTGCGAATGATCCTACTAGTTCGGCACTTGCCCTTTTAAGTGGAGCAAAAGCTAGTTTCGGTCAAAGTTTCCGAACAACAGCCCTTAGATATACTTGGATTCCTGGTGATAAATTTCAAAACCGTATTACTTTAATTAACTTTGATCCAATCGGTGAGTATAATGTTGGCTTCGGAGCCATTCAAGGGAAACAATACCAAAGGGGAAGTTATGTAGGTGTTCGTCAGGATGCTTACTGGACAGCAACCAAGTTTCTAAAAGTAGATTTTGGAACAGAAGTGAGAAAGTTTTCCTTCAGAGATTATGGAACAGAGGTTGCCTTACGTGATCCGACAAATCCGGCGCCTAACCCTTATAACTCGGCAAATCCAGATTTCATCGGTAGACCCCTCAGTATCCAAGGAAATACCCCATATTACAATGCATATACGACACTCCACTTTAAATTTGGAAACTTTCTATTTGAACCTGGTGCACGTTATGATTATGTTCAGGTCACAGGTAATGGTGCCTTAACACCGAGAGCCACTGCCTCCTATACGTTTCCAGAAGTTGGGAAAGGGATGACAATTTATGGAAGTGGTGGGGATGTATCCAGATTTCCTTTAACAACTAATTTTAATTCGGAAACAGGAAACCCTGATTTACGGTTCGAAAGAGCACGAAAAGTAAGTGCCGGTATCGATCAAAAAATTGATCAAGTCTGGCAGGTAAAAGTAGAAGTATTCAAAAACCAATTTACCGATACCATCATTGATGATCCTTATGTGTCCACACCTGTTGGTTTAAATCCAGACAAGGGACAATGGTTAACTCAGCCGATAGTCGCCAATCGTCCGTTAAACTATTCAAACAGAGCATCTGGTTGGTCTCATGGTTACGAACTTTTGATTCGTAAAAATGCACGCCCGGGCACCAGAGACTGGTTTGGTTGGATATCTTATACTTGGTCGCAGTCCTTTCAAAACACAAATTTATATCAAGTTTATGAAGGTGACAATTCACAAGTTGGCGGGATCGAGAGAAAAATTCTTGCAGCTTATTTCCCAAACTCAAAAGAACAACTAGCTCCTTGGGATAGAACTCATGTTGCCAACTTTATTTATGGTTGGAGAGTTAGTGAAAGTTATCAAATTGGTGGTCGATGGAGCTATTTAACTTCAATTCCTTCCAGACCTGTAGTCGGTGATGATGGTGGTAGATTTTCGAACCCACTCAATGGACTTACTTTTTGGAATCCACAGTATTCGAATAATCCAAACTCATCTCAATATGGATACGTGAAACGTGGAACTGACTTTCATAGGTTTGATATTCGATTTGATATATTTGAAAACTATTCTTGGGGATACCTGAACTGGTATTTAGAAATCGTAAACGTTTATATGAGAAAAAACAAAAACGGTTATGATTATGATAACTCAAGACCGTTCTCAGCAACTAACCCCAGAGAAAATGATACTTTTGGAACTTTAGAACTTCCAGGTGGAACAGTCATTCCTTTCTTTAACGTAGGTATGGAGGCACACTTCTAA
- a CDS encoding LIC20211 family lipoprotein yields the protein MKHFIVTASIFFLSLGLTNCASSSVGLATSNKPIPNTPYETVKTVEKTFTWYALDFIIFGLPFTEPPVTDLYEKVMEEDSGDALVNIRYWNDKSIFGPITRYRFTIKGDLVRFPSSTTPTKNKK from the coding sequence ATGAAACATTTTATAGTCACTGCAAGTATCTTCTTTTTATCTTTAGGTTTAACGAATTGTGCCTCTTCTTCCGTTGGACTTGCAACTAGCAATAAACCAATTCCAAACACTCCTTACGAAACCGTAAAAACCGTAGAGAAAACCTTTACATGGTATGCACTTGATTTCATTATCTTTGGTCTTCCTTTTACTGAACCACCTGTCACTGATTTATACGAAAAAGTGATGGAGGAGGATTCTGGGGACGCTCTTGTAAATATTCGTTACTGGAACGACAAATCCATTTTTGGACCAATCACAAGGTATCGATTCACTATTAAAGGTGATTTGGTTCGGTTCCCGTCATCCACAACACCAACTAAAAACAAAAAATAA